The genome window tttttatatttaatctcGCAGTATTAGTGGCCAGTTACGAGTTGCAGCAAGTTTTTGTTCTAAGTAGGCATAATATTAGAGCTCCACTGTCGGAAGATCTACAGACGGTGACTACGTTGAAATGGCCTGAGTGGAACGTGCCAGCTTCATTTTTGACTGAAAAAGGTGTTGAAATAGAAGAAAAAATGGGTAAATACTTCTATCAGTGGCTGAAAAGTACTGCATTGTTAACAGACGAGTGTCCAAGTGATGAATCAGTGTATATTTACCCGAATAAAGTACATAGAACAATAGAGACTGCTGAGGCGTTCGCGAGGAGTGCATTCATGAACTGCAATGTTGTacactataaaaaaaataatcaaaaagaatttatgtttttacCGATTGTAAGAAACACTACAGACTCTTTTAGAGAAGATTATGTTTTTCATATGAACGAAAAATTAgacaatttgaaattgaaagaCGCGTATCAAATTTTGAACCGAATAATGGACATGGAAAATTCGGATATTTGTAAACAACAAAAGCTATGCGATTTCATGGCAAAGGATTCTATTGTTTACCAAGTCGGCGAAGAGCCGAATGTTAATGGGCCTTTGGCTATAGGAAATTCTGTAGCAGATTTCTTCTTGATGAGTTACTACAATGGCTCGCCGATGGAAGACATCGCATGGGGGAAATTGGACCAAAAAGACTTTGAAACTCTATTGAAATTGACTAGAGAAAACCAAAACGTGCGATTCAATCAGTCTTACTTATCAAGAGATATTTCTCGGCCGATGCTGAAATACATGCGCGACAAACTTTTGGATTCCCCCGCGTCTAAATTCACTATGTTGGTAGGACATGACTCGAATCTAAATAGTGTGATGGCGGCATTGGGGTTCTCTCCATACAGTTTGACAGGTCAGCTGGAACTGACGCCGATTGGCGGGAAAATTGTTTTTCAAAAATGGCGCGGCGATGACTCAAATTTGTATTTGAAGATCGAATACGTTTATTACTCTATGGAGCAGTTGAGAAATGGCGTCGATTTAGAGAAGCCTCTTTCAAAAACTATGGAATTGAAAGACTGTAAAGTGAACACAGAAGGTTTTTGTCCGTGGAGTGACTTTGTAAAGGTGCTTAATATAATGTAaactaactgaaaattcctaaAGAAATTATTAACCCCTGCAACTATGTAATTAGGATAATGTAGAAAATTATGTTTTAGAATAATCTAAGCCTAAATAAAACCTACCCAAGTATTTACATTCTTCCATGAATCGAACTAATTCCTTTTTACTCGACTACtacgtcagaaggagggttatattttttattcggCACATACCTAGGTACATTCCAGCCCCCATCGCATCTTGATATCACAACATGACCGAGTAAACGAGAAGgcattaaataagtaggtacttttatttcGAGCTAAGTACTTAAGAATTCCAAGTATTTTACTGTACTTCCACAAAACTTGGTGGGAGAGTTACAGGAAACAAAAGGTTGATATTTTACTTAATAACAAGTCACttctttcttattattttatagtatcgtgtcgacaacaaacctacacagagtcagcccaaaactcagccagaagagtggcgttgtcagtagcgttcataaatcttcctgcgtgcagttgtttgggcacgcagggcacgacatcttAATCACTGATTTTCTATTAATATCAAGTCTAGTCACTCGGTCATGAACTTGCTTGCACGTTATCAGTGGAAACGTGACGAAAGGCAGagctatattattttattattttgcaaaattacAATGTACCTATGCAAAATGAAATGATTACGTGCTGCGAACTCAATCAAAAAATTGTGTATGATCATTGGCCCCTTATGAACCCcatatttgtttgtttacttgccATAAAATCAGTGGCGTAACTAAACTACAATCCGAGGCCCGTGGCCAATTTTTTGCATGGAGCCCGTGGCGTACAAGTCTGGGGCTATTTTTCAGAGGGGGGCCATGGACCTTGGGGAGGGTATATTTTGTTCTGTGGGGAGGAGGGTTTAGGGTCTTAGGCCGTGGCATTTGCCAGATTGCCGTGGTATGTTGACCTTAATGATACTTCAATATCGTGTAATACAAGTGAAAAGACTAATAAGATGTGACCTTGTTAGTCGCATTTGTGATTGAATGCGATGGCAAATTTGCGAGAGGATGCGTCTATGCGAACCGTGCAGAAGCTAAACATgcttaaaatgcaaaaaaataattaccgaATACCGTTATTGTGCTATTTTAACGTTAACGCTGACCTGACAGCCGTTAATTCCTCTATGCTGACAGCTGACACTCGTAGCGCAGTGACAGTACTGACAgtcgttaaaataaaaaagttgacATTTCATCGTTCATCGACTGTGttgttgtgttttgtttgtaaACTTTACGATTTTATTTCACTTTCGTTTATTGTTTTTCTTAAAGGTGATAGTTAATTAAAAGGTCTAGTTATCTTGAAGAATAATCATTAGGTAAGCAAACGTAGATTAAGTTATACATTGTAAGTGGCCGTTGTCCGTTATGCCTAAAAGTGTTACTTATGCAATCTACTCAGCTATACTTGTTTCTGTGATGTAATATTTTATCAGTCTCTCTTCGTATCTTCACTGCAGTTCTTTGTCTTTCGAATTTAGAACGCATATGTTATAAAAATTCTGTGTACTTTTACctctttagtattttaaaatgtgtttaaaaactttttggtGTTGTTTTTTGCTGTCTGTGAGTTTTGTGCGTACTCAAGAGACCCAAGACCAAAGATTTAGTCTTCAGCAAGTTGTGATACTAAGCAGACATGGATTACGAACTCCTTTGTCCAAATATTTGGCCGATATGACTCCGAGAAATTGGCCTACTTGGAAAGAAAAGCCTGGGTATCTAACTGCTAAAGGAAAGATTTTAGAAGGATATATGGGAAGATTTTTCTCCTTATGGTTGACTCAAGAAGGTCTACTAACTGAAAATTGTCCGTCCGAAGATATATTCTATGTGTACGCTAACACAAAGCAAAGGACACGAGCTTCGGCTTTGGCATTCGTAAAAAATGCATTCCCGGAATGTAATATAACAATTCACACTTCGAATACAGAAGTTGACCCAGTTTTTAACCCAGTGATACATAATAAGTCTGCGATTTTCAGAGATATTGTCATAGACGACATGAAAGCTCAATTTAAAACGTTATCTTTAAATAATTCATACAAAGATCTAGACCTTATTTTAGATTTTAAGAACTCTGAGATATGCAGAGATGAGCATAAATGTAATCTGGCTACGGACAAAAATAAAGCATACGTTGTGAGCGGAGAAAAGCCAAACGTATCTGGGCCGTTGAAAATAGGAAACTCTGTTGTCGATGCATTTATTATGCAGTATTATGAAGGGTTTCCATTGAGTGATGTCGCTTGGGGGTGCCTCAAATCTCCAAAAGAATGGCAATCTCTGATGAGATTAAGTAGAAGCTATCataatatcatttttaattcAACATTAGTTGCCAAAGATATAGCACAACcgttaataaaatttatgtcCAATATTTTTCTTAACGATAGCGTTCCAAAGATTTCACTATTAATGGGTCACGATGCAAATATGTATACCGTTTTAAATAGCCTCGATTTTAAACCATATTCGTTGGAAAATCAGCACGAATTGACTCCTATTGGTGGAAAAATCGTATTTCAGAAATGGTTTGACAACATCAAAAAGAAGGAATTATTAAAAATCCATTACGTTTACCAATCTTATACGCAACTAAGACAATCTTCAGAACTCAGTTTGGAAAATCCACCGCAGTTCAAATTACTGGAATTAAACCAATGTGAAATCGATGAAAATGGTTTTTGTTCTTGGAgtgattttgaaaaaataattgagagTTTGAAGAATCATAACGAGAatattttttaatccacaaagaggaagctcttggcctgcatctcacatgatggaaagtgatgatcaggcaacccctgtgtagccaggatccacagcttgacagccaataaaaaccccaccagtgaaggtcaagtttgtcccgggaaaaaattaaactgtcattagacccgcaacgtaattaatcagaagaacataggaggagttcgaaattaaggttcgatttccctccattgcaaagcggatgacaggtgacaaacaaaggtttagtaacctttatgaaaagataTGCATGCACCACGGACAAATACTACGGTCAATGTtgcattcttcttcttgtcgtgtcgacaacaaacctacacagcgtcggttgcattaaaataataattaaaaaccttgttataattttgtgtaatttttctaattatctgaTTAAAAAACTCGTATTAAttagaaacaaaatacaatcGATCGTTGCTCAACCAATCGAATGTTACGATTCGGTGTGAACGGTGCCTCGCAGTTCCTTTTTATCGTTTTGTGGTTTACGAAACGTGCAGATCGGATCAGCGAGACGTAATCAGTCTTGCTAAAGTTGCAGTTCAGTACGTCGCTTCcctgaataataataacaatttattcCATGCGCAagtgataaaataagttgtcaGTGTC of Ostrinia nubilalis chromosome 29, ilOstNubi1.1, whole genome shotgun sequence contains these proteins:
- the LOC135085734 gene encoding glucose-1-phosphatase-like, producing the protein MAGKVFSLFFIFNLAVLVASYELQQVFVLSRHNIRAPLSEDLQTVTTLKWPEWNVPASFLTEKGVEIEEKMGKYFYQWLKSTALLTDECPSDESVYIYPNKVHRTIETAEAFARSAFMNCNVVHYKKNNQKEFMFLPIVRNTTDSFREDYVFHMNEKLDNLKLKDAYQILNRIMDMENSDICKQQKLCDFMAKDSIVYQVGEEPNVNGPLAIGNSVADFFLMSYYNGSPMEDIAWGKLDQKDFETLLKLTRENQNVRFNQSYLSRDISRPMLKYMRDKLLDSPASKFTMLVGHDSNLNSVMAALGFSPYSLTGQLELTPIGGKIVFQKWRGDDSNLYLKIEYVYYSMEQLRNGVDLEKPLSKTMELKDCKVNTEGFCPWSDFVKVLNIM